In Phormidium ambiguum IAM M-71, a single window of DNA contains:
- a CDS encoding PspC domain-containing protein, with translation MGEIFVLSLIWVLLFFGPALAAIAIRRSLSIPWQLVLLVICILYGALPILIALGGTAMAERYGCVPDMSAYRCPGNPYLSETITIMIFAHWLAFITIPSGILGIIGIVISLVIKIVKLRQREPTNKAPFAIFYRSRRHKVIAGICAAIAQKTNLPLLAVRIVTVILAVVTPGFGAPLYLWLWLAFPLDSEVRST, from the coding sequence ATGGGTGAAATTTTTGTTCTTTCTTTGATTTGGGTATTGCTGTTTTTTGGGCCTGCGCTAGCAGCGATCGCAATTCGTCGTTCTTTATCAATTCCTTGGCAATTAGTTTTGCTGGTTATTTGTATTTTATATGGAGCTTTACCAATATTAATAGCTTTGGGTGGAACCGCTATGGCAGAACGCTATGGCTGTGTACCAGATATGAGTGCCTATAGATGTCCGGGAAATCCTTATTTGAGCGAAACAATTACCATAATGATTTTTGCTCATTGGTTGGCATTTATTACAATCCCTTCGGGAATCTTAGGTATTATTGGTATTGTGATTTCATTAGTAATCAAAATTGTTAAATTGCGGCAAAGAGAACCAACAAATAAAGCACCTTTTGCTATTTTTTATCGGAGTCGTCGTCATAAAGTAATAGCAGGAATCTGTGCTGCGATCGCACAAAAAACCAATTTACCACTTTTAGCAGTACGAATTGTCACCGTAATTTTAGCAGTTGTTACCCCCGGATTTGGCGCACCTTTATATCTTTGGTTGTGGTTAGCTTTTCCCTTAGACTCAGAAGTTAGGTCTACTTAA